In Micromonospora purpureochromogenes, a single window of DNA contains:
- the dapC gene encoding succinyldiaminopimelate transaminase, which yields MNRPAPVSSRLPEFTWDTLDAAATIAAAHPDGLINLSMGTPVDPVPPVIRQALADASDAPGYPLTAGTPALRDAIASWVARACGAGVDGLGVLPTIGSKELVAWLPTLLGIGPGDVVVVPSIAYPTYEDGARLAGATTVRADSLTAVGPTSRVRLVWVNSPGNPTGRVLPPAHLRKVVDWARERGAVVASDECYLPLGWTADAEPVSVLSPEVCGGSYESVLAVHSLSKRSNLAGYRAGFVAGDPALVAELLKIRKHAGMIVPAPVQAAMVAALSDQAHADEQRERYRARRETLLAAFTGAGFTVEHSEAGLYLWMTRGEDCWATVDWLARRGILVAAGVFYGPGGAQHVRAALTESDAHVAAVAARLAQA from the coding sequence CTGAACCGGCCCGCGCCGGTCTCGTCGCGGCTGCCCGAGTTCACCTGGGACACGCTGGACGCCGCGGCCACCATCGCCGCGGCGCACCCGGACGGTCTGATCAACCTCTCGATGGGCACGCCGGTCGACCCGGTCCCCCCGGTGATCCGGCAGGCGCTGGCGGACGCGTCCGACGCCCCGGGGTACCCGCTGACCGCGGGCACCCCGGCGCTGCGCGACGCCATCGCCAGTTGGGTGGCCCGGGCCTGCGGGGCCGGGGTCGACGGGCTCGGCGTCCTGCCCACGATCGGCTCCAAGGAACTGGTCGCCTGGCTGCCCACCCTGCTCGGGATCGGCCCCGGTGACGTGGTCGTGGTGCCGTCGATCGCCTACCCGACGTACGAGGACGGGGCCCGGCTCGCCGGCGCCACCACCGTCCGCGCCGACTCGCTGACCGCGGTCGGCCCGACGTCCCGGGTACGCCTGGTCTGGGTCAACTCGCCCGGCAACCCGACCGGTCGGGTGCTGCCCCCCGCCCACCTGCGCAAGGTGGTCGACTGGGCCCGCGAGCGGGGCGCCGTGGTGGCCAGCGACGAGTGCTACCTGCCGCTGGGCTGGACGGCCGACGCCGAGCCGGTCTCGGTGCTCTCGCCCGAGGTCTGCGGCGGGTCGTACGAGTCGGTGCTGGCGGTGCACTCGCTCTCCAAGCGCTCCAACCTGGCCGGCTACCGGGCCGGGTTCGTCGCCGGCGACCCGGCGCTGGTGGCCGAGCTGCTCAAGATCCGCAAGCACGCCGGCATGATCGTGCCCGCGCCGGTGCAGGCCGCCATGGTGGCCGCGCTCTCCGACCAGGCGCACGCCGACGAGCAGCGCGAACGCTACCGGGCCCGGCGGGAGACGCTGCTCGCCGCGTTCACCGGGGCGGGCTTCACCGTGGAGCACTCCGAGGCCGGGCTCTACCTCTGGATGACCCGGGGCGAGGACTGCTGGGCGACGGTGGACTGGCTGGCCCGCCGGGGCATCCTGGTCGCCGCCGGCGTCTTCTACGGCCCCGGCGGGGCGCAGCACGTCCGGGCCGCGCTGACCGAGTCCGACGCGCACGTCGCGGCGGTCGCCGCGCGGCTCGCACAGGCCTGA
- a CDS encoding GNAT family N-acetyltransferase, with the protein MLRQQDVGHRIVVRRIVGIREGRPLFSDALGELVELTETHLTLATTQGRLRVPVTEVHRAKRVPPTRRPTASAVIELELASDEAWPAAVRDRLGDWLLRSTAGWSGRANSALPVGDPDRPLPAALDAVERWYADQGQPAMVNTPLPLAAPVGAELDARGWGSRPPVLVQTVALAAMPPAAPTPAGSPPVELAAAPSDDWLAIAAGRKGGLPDAARHVLTAVARVRFAHVYADGRLVAIGRGTVTGRGRWLGLSLIEVVPEARRRGLAGRVVRALVDWGVAEGATHAFLQVEQRNTAAVTLYRGLGFTTHHTYLTRVAPG; encoded by the coding sequence GTGCTCCGACAGCAGGACGTGGGCCACCGGATCGTGGTGCGCCGCATTGTGGGGATTCGCGAGGGCCGCCCCCTCTTCTCGGACGCTCTCGGCGAGCTGGTGGAGCTGACCGAGACACATCTCACTCTCGCCACCACGCAGGGCCGGCTGCGGGTGCCGGTGACCGAGGTGCACCGGGCCAAGCGGGTGCCGCCCACTCGCCGGCCGACCGCCTCCGCCGTGATCGAGCTGGAGCTGGCCTCCGACGAGGCCTGGCCCGCCGCCGTCCGGGACCGGCTGGGCGACTGGCTGCTGCGGTCCACCGCCGGCTGGTCCGGCCGGGCCAACTCCGCGCTGCCGGTGGGCGACCCGGACCGGCCGCTGCCGGCCGCGCTGGACGCGGTGGAACGCTGGTACGCCGACCAGGGGCAACCAGCCATGGTGAACACCCCGCTCCCGCTGGCCGCGCCGGTCGGCGCGGAGCTGGACGCCCGAGGCTGGGGCAGCCGGCCACCGGTGCTGGTGCAGACCGTCGCCCTCGCCGCGATGCCGCCGGCCGCGCCGACCCCGGCCGGCTCGCCGCCGGTCGAGCTGGCCGCCGCGCCGTCGGACGACTGGCTCGCGATCGCCGCCGGTCGCAAGGGCGGCCTCCCGGACGCCGCGCGGCACGTGCTCACCGCCGTGGCCCGGGTCCGCTTCGCCCACGTGTACGCCGACGGCAGGCTGGTCGCGATCGGCCGGGGCACCGTCACCGGGCGGGGACGCTGGCTCGGACTCAGCCTGATCGAGGTGGTGCCCGAGGCCCGGCGGCGCGGGCTGGCCGGCCGGGTGGTCCGGGCCCTGGTCGACTGGGGCGTGGCGGAGGGGGCGACGCACGCCTTCCTCCAGGTGGAGCAGCGCAACACCGCCGCGGTCACGCTCTACCGGGGACTCGGCTTCACCACCCACCACACCTACCTGACCCGGGTCGCCCCGGGCTGA
- the fdxA gene encoding ferredoxin: MTYIIAEPCVDVLDKACIEECPVDCIYEGNRMLYIHPDECVDCGACEPVCPVEAIFYEDDVPEQWKDYTGANYEFFEDLGSPGGASKIGKVEKDATFVAAQPPREEGH, from the coding sequence GTGACCTACATCATCGCCGAGCCGTGCGTGGATGTGCTCGACAAGGCATGCATCGAGGAGTGCCCGGTCGACTGCATTTACGAGGGCAATCGGATGCTCTACATCCACCCCGACGAGTGCGTCGACTGTGGTGCCTGTGAGCCGGTCTGCCCGGTCGAAGCGATCTTCTACGAGGACGACGTCCCGGAGCAGTGGAAGGACTACACCGGGGCCAACTACGAGTTCTTCGAGGATCTCGGCTCGCCGGGTGGCGCGTCGAAGATCGGCAAGGTGGAGAAGGACGCAACGTTCGTCGCCGCCCAGCCGCCGCGCGAAGAGGGCCACTGA
- a CDS encoding SIMPL domain-containing protein, giving the protein MTDGPVVAVRGEAYREVAPELARFQVTATARERDREVTLTRLAERAAAVRVLLDEHAAALDRREAGDLRVRPETNRSGERVVGYHGSVTTSVTVTDFAVLAELMLRLADQEQVEVAGPWWSLRPDSPAHREARHAAIADALHRAREYAEALGARVTALLELADAEEGFAPMAGAAFSRRMEKGAPPELELDPQPQTVHAVVRARFTVSDPVLP; this is encoded by the coding sequence GTGACGGACGGACCGGTCGTGGCGGTGCGCGGTGAGGCGTACCGGGAGGTCGCGCCCGAGCTGGCCCGCTTCCAGGTGACCGCGACGGCCCGCGAGCGGGACCGGGAGGTCACCCTGACCCGGCTCGCCGAGCGGGCCGCCGCCGTGCGGGTGCTGCTCGACGAGCACGCCGCCGCGCTGGACCGCCGGGAGGCCGGCGACCTGCGGGTACGTCCCGAGACCAACCGCTCCGGCGAACGGGTGGTCGGCTACCACGGCAGCGTGACCACCAGCGTCACCGTCACCGACTTCGCCGTCCTCGCCGAACTGATGCTCCGCCTGGCCGACCAGGAGCAGGTCGAGGTCGCCGGCCCCTGGTGGTCGCTGCGGCCGGACAGCCCGGCCCACCGGGAGGCCCGGCACGCCGCCATCGCCGACGCGCTGCACCGGGCCCGGGAGTACGCCGAGGCGTTGGGCGCCCGGGTCACCGCCCTGCTGGAGCTGGCCGACGCGGAGGAGGGGTTCGCCCCGATGGCCGGCGCGGCGTTCTCCCGCCGGATGGAGAAGGGCGCGCCGCCGGAGCTGGAACTCGACCCGCAGCCGCAGACCGTGCACGCCGTGGTGCGGGCCCGGTTCACCGTCAGCGACCCGGTCCTGCCCTGA
- a CDS encoding nucleoside/nucleotide kinase family protein yields the protein MPEAPPLPLDDLVARARALAEAGPRQLLGIAGAPGAGKSTLAERIVAAVGPSARLVPMDGFHLAQAELERLGRAARKGAADTFDANGYVSLLRRLRRLEPTAVYAPLFRRDLEEPVAGAIEVPPSVRLVVTEGNYLLLTDPPWDDVRPLLHEAWFVDLDAESRLRRLVARHEAYGRTPEQAAAWAYGTDETNAALVRGTANYADLVVRLTDPPPG from the coding sequence ATGCCCGAGGCCCCCCCGCTCCCGCTCGACGACCTGGTGGCCCGGGCCCGGGCCCTGGCCGAGGCGGGGCCCCGGCAGTTGCTCGGCATCGCCGGGGCGCCCGGGGCGGGCAAGTCCACCCTGGCCGAGCGGATCGTCGCGGCGGTCGGCCCGAGCGCCCGGCTGGTGCCGATGGACGGCTTCCACCTGGCCCAGGCCGAGCTGGAGCGGCTGGGCCGCGCCGCGCGCAAGGGCGCGGCCGACACCTTCGACGCCAACGGGTACGTCTCGCTGCTGCGCCGACTGCGACGGCTGGAGCCGACCGCGGTCTACGCGCCGCTGTTCCGCCGGGACCTGGAGGAGCCGGTGGCCGGGGCGATCGAGGTGCCGCCCTCGGTCCGGCTGGTGGTGACCGAGGGCAACTACCTGCTGCTCACCGACCCGCCGTGGGACGACGTGCGGCCGCTGCTGCACGAGGCGTGGTTCGTCGACCTGGACGCGGAGTCGCGGCTGCGCCGGCTCGTCGCCCGGCACGAGGCGTACGGGCGGACGCCGGAGCAGGCGGCGGCCTGGGCGTACGGCACCGACGAGACCAACGCCGCCCTGGTCCGCGGCACCGCGAACTACGCCGACCTGGTGGTCCGTCTAACCGACCCCCCGCCGGGGTGA
- a CDS encoding prephenate dehydrogenase: MGGAGGVVRAAVVGTGLIGGSVLLRLHAAGLDVAGWDPDEATRRQARRVGIPAPERLIDAVADRDVVFLCGPLPTLPRTLVEVAAATGEDCLLTDVGSTKAELAAFAAAQGLTHRFVPGHPMAGTDRAGLTAAVPGLFDDAAWVLCPAPGPGLAAFRRLTVLVMEVFAARVVPMAADRHDAVVALASHVPHLLAGALAGAAERSPLRDAVLGLAAGSFRDGTRVAGTPPERTANMLLANRAEVLAALTSVTLFLDELAAALRDDDRAALTARHGEGRDARVALAGRATVELRRAFPLAGGGDAELRFLLELGAAGGYLDGCRTTGDQVEYAARRLAVEPGGPPGPPLG; the protein is encoded by the coding sequence ATGGGCGGGGCCGGCGGGGTGGTCCGGGCGGCGGTGGTCGGCACCGGGCTGATCGGCGGTTCGGTGCTGCTCCGGCTGCACGCCGCCGGGCTGGACGTGGCCGGCTGGGACCCGGACGAGGCGACCCGGCGGCAGGCCCGGCGGGTCGGCATACCGGCACCGGAGCGGCTGATCGACGCGGTGGCCGACCGGGACGTGGTCTTCCTCTGCGGGCCGCTGCCCACCCTGCCGCGGACCCTGGTCGAGGTGGCCGCGGCGACCGGCGAGGACTGCCTGCTCACCGACGTCGGGAGCACCAAGGCGGAGCTGGCCGCGTTCGCCGCCGCGCAGGGGCTGACCCACCGCTTCGTCCCCGGCCACCCGATGGCGGGCACCGACCGGGCCGGCCTGACTGCTGCGGTGCCGGGGCTCTTCGACGACGCCGCCTGGGTGCTCTGCCCCGCGCCCGGCCCCGGCCTGGCCGCCTTCCGCCGGCTCACCGTGCTGGTGATGGAGGTGTTCGCCGCCCGGGTGGTGCCGATGGCGGCCGACCGGCACGACGCGGTCGTGGCGCTCGCCTCGCACGTGCCGCACCTGCTCGCCGGCGCCCTCGCCGGGGCGGCCGAGCGCTCCCCGCTGCGCGACGCCGTCCTCGGCCTCGCCGCCGGAAGCTTCCGCGACGGCACCCGGGTCGCCGGCACGCCGCCGGAGCGGACGGCGAACATGCTGCTCGCCAACCGGGCGGAGGTGCTGGCCGCGCTGACCTCGGTCACCCTGTTCCTCGATGAACTGGCGGCCGCGCTGCGCGACGACGACCGGGCCGCGCTCACCGCCCGGCACGGCGAGGGCCGCGACGCCCGGGTCGCGCTGGCCGGCCGCGCGACGGTCGAGCTGCGGCGGGCCTTCCCGCTGGCCGGCGGCGGGGACGCGGAGCTGCGCTTCCTGCTCGAGCTGGGCGCGGCCGGCGGGTACCTCGACGGGTGCCGGACGACCGGCGACCAGGTCGAGTACGCGGCCCGCCGGTTGGCCGTGGAACCGGGCGGCCCACCGGGCCCGCCGCTAGGGTGA